Proteins co-encoded in one Mycobacterium mantenii genomic window:
- a CDS encoding MarR family transcriptional regulator: MTELAVLQGVRLKGRVSPADLAATLGADLGDITPVVERLTAAGLLTGGATLRITLSGSERLAGLLAEEREGMEPTAMAAAYDDFRAVNADFKRLVTDWQLKGGPAGVPNTHDDADYDAAVLARLDDVHARVMPIIEAAAAQLPRLSAYAMKLTAALDKIKAGETTWLSRPLIDSYHTVWFELHEELIVASGLTREEAARSGDAQ; encoded by the coding sequence ATGACTGAACTGGCTGTGCTGCAAGGGGTTCGGCTCAAGGGTCGGGTGAGTCCTGCCGACCTGGCCGCGACGCTGGGTGCGGACCTCGGCGACATCACCCCCGTTGTCGAGCGGCTGACCGCCGCGGGCCTGCTGACCGGAGGTGCGACGTTGCGGATCACGCTCAGCGGCAGCGAGCGGCTCGCGGGGTTGCTCGCCGAGGAGCGCGAGGGCATGGAGCCGACCGCGATGGCCGCCGCCTATGACGACTTCCGGGCCGTCAACGCCGATTTCAAACGTCTGGTGACGGATTGGCAGCTCAAGGGTGGACCGGCCGGCGTTCCCAACACCCACGACGACGCCGACTACGACGCCGCGGTGCTGGCCCGTCTCGACGATGTGCACGCGCGCGTGATGCCGATCATCGAGGCGGCTGCGGCACAACTGCCGCGGTTGAGCGCCTACGCGATGAAACTGACTGCGGCACTGGACAAAATTAAGGCCGGGGAGACGACGTGGCTAAGCCGTCCGTTGATCGACTCCTACCACACGGTGTGGTTCGAACTGCATGAGGAGCTGATCGTCGCCTCTGGTCTGACCCGCGAAGAGGCGGCCAGATCCGGTGACGCGCAATAG
- a CDS encoding alpha/beta fold hydrolase: MAEPGWIDVTSPAGDLKALTWGPKDGPLALCLHGFPDTPYGWRKVAPRLAAAGWRVVAPFMRGYAPSSIPVDGGYQVGALMDDALRVRSAAGGTDNDVIIGHDWGAIAGTGLAAMPDSPFTKAVIMSVPPSAAFRRRGGSAGERGRLAAHVARQAFRSWYIMYFLLPWLPEHSASWVLPLLWRRWSPGYRADEDLRHVDAAIGAPESWRAALGPYRATIRNTRPSARYAELNQLWTQEPVLPCLYLHGRDDGCMTPAFASWAEKVLPAGSEVAIVEHAGHFLQLEQPDKVADLVLGFIGSPG; encoded by the coding sequence GGGGGACCTCAAGGCCCTCACCTGGGGCCCCAAGGACGGCCCCCTCGCGTTGTGCCTGCACGGCTTCCCCGACACGCCCTACGGCTGGCGCAAGGTGGCTCCCCGGCTTGCCGCGGCGGGATGGCGGGTGGTCGCGCCCTTCATGCGCGGATACGCGCCGTCGTCGATCCCGGTCGACGGCGGCTATCAGGTCGGCGCGCTGATGGACGACGCCCTGCGGGTGCGCTCGGCCGCCGGCGGCACCGACAACGACGTGATCATCGGCCACGACTGGGGCGCGATCGCCGGCACCGGACTGGCCGCCATGCCCGACAGCCCCTTCACTAAGGCGGTGATCATGTCGGTGCCCCCGTCGGCGGCGTTCCGTCGGCGCGGCGGTAGCGCTGGAGAGCGGGGCCGGCTGGCCGCCCATGTGGCGCGGCAGGCCTTTCGCAGCTGGTACATCATGTACTTCCTATTGCCCTGGCTGCCAGAGCATTCCGCGTCCTGGGTGTTGCCGCTGCTGTGGCGGCGGTGGTCGCCGGGCTATCGCGCCGACGAGGACTTGCGGCACGTCGACGCCGCGATCGGGGCGCCGGAGAGCTGGCGCGCGGCCCTGGGACCGTACCGCGCCACCATTCGCAACACCCGGCCCTCGGCGCGGTATGCCGAATTGAACCAGCTGTGGACCCAAGAACCCGTGCTGCCGTGCCTGTACCTGCATGGCCGCGACGACGGTTGCATGACACCGGCTTTCGCAAGTTGGGCGGAGAAGGTGCTGCCCGCGGGCAGCGAGGTCGCCATCGTCGAACACGCCGGCCATTTCCTGCAACTCGAACAACCCGACAAGGTCGCCGATCTGGTGCTCGGGTTCATCGGCTCACCCGGCTGA
- a CDS encoding DUF2834 domain-containing protein produces MTAARRNLCILYGVIALVALIATWAHNIAYFSAGGDTLDFLASCFANHAVSSMTIDLTLVSVAVLVFMVVEARRTDVKYLWVYVVLGFVVDISVAVPLFLIARERRLAQLQDV; encoded by the coding sequence ATGACCGCTGCTCGAAGAAACCTCTGCATCCTTTACGGTGTGATCGCGCTGGTGGCGCTCATCGCCACCTGGGCGCACAACATCGCGTACTTCTCGGCCGGCGGAGACACGCTCGACTTCCTCGCCAGCTGTTTCGCCAATCACGCGGTCAGCTCAATGACCATCGACCTGACGTTGGTTTCCGTCGCAGTGCTGGTCTTCATGGTTGTCGAGGCACGCAGGACCGACGTCAAGTACCTGTGGGTGTACGTCGTGCTGGGGTTCGTCGTCGATATCAGCGTGGCCGTTCCACTCTTTCTCATCGCCCGGGAGCGGCGTCTGGCGCAGCTCCAGGACGTTTGA
- a CDS encoding excalibur calcium-binding domain-containing protein, whose protein sequence is MNDTVIRALLVAAAAAAAAAAAAAAAAAAAAAAAAGIITGATVTAPLATASGPYRNCTEAHKDGRYNIPKGDSDYQPKLDRDNDGIACEG, encoded by the coding sequence ATGAATGACACCGTGATTCGCGCGCTATTGGTCGCCGCCGCTGCTGCTGCTGCTGCTGCTGCTGCTGCTGCTGCTGCTGCTGCTGCTGCTGCTGCTGCTGCTGCAGGGATTATCACCGGGGCAACGGTTACTGCTCCCTTGGCAACCGCTAGCGGGCCGTACCGGAACTGCACCGAGGCGCACAAGGACGGGCGGTACAACATCCCGAAGGGTGATTCCGACTACCAGCCCAAGCTGGACCGCGATAACGACGGCATCGCCTGCGAGGGCTAA
- a CDS encoding DUF732 domain-containing protein, whose protein sequence is MLSRATVIATRAFATGVAVAGIAFAAPAHADDADFIQFLTEHGLGCGEGSIKCKSADDLIQLGHSVCYDIDVNGQTPVRAADKAVEIGEGWINREQAADLVAASIVNYCPWDKAQVSGGTGDGDT, encoded by the coding sequence ATGTTGTCCCGCGCAACTGTGATCGCAACACGCGCCTTCGCAACTGGAGTTGCGGTGGCTGGAATCGCCTTCGCGGCACCGGCTCATGCGGACGATGCTGACTTTATTCAGTTTCTAACGGAACACGGCCTCGGCTGCGGGGAAGGATCAATCAAGTGCAAAAGTGCCGACGATCTGATCCAACTTGGCCACTCTGTGTGCTACGACATCGACGTCAACGGACAAACCCCGGTACGAGCCGCCGATAAGGCTGTAGAGATCGGCGAGGGCTGGATCAACAGGGAGCAAGCCGCAGATCTAGTCGCCGCGTCCATCGTTAATTACTGCCCGTGGGATAAAGCCCAGGTCTCGGGCGGCACAGGGGACGGCGACACTTAA
- a CDS encoding pyruvate, phosphate dikinase, giving the protein MEHSVVLLDGKSGHPRELLGNKGHGIEAMRRHSLPVPPAFCITTAVGLRYLADPGATMDAVWDAVLDRMRWLEAQTSRTFGRGPHPLLVSVRSGATQSMPGMMDTILDLGIDDAVERALAVDGSEAFAHDTRRRFSDMYRRIVGVGEHESVPSDPYAQLRAAIEAVFASWHSPRAVAYRAHYRIDDQHGTAVVVQAMVFGNHGPDSGAGAFFSRNPITGDNEPFGEWLPGGQGDDVVSGSVDVEPITALRDEQPAVYDELIDAARRLERLDSDIQEIEFTVEDGKLWLLQTRAAERSAQAAVRSALQLRHEGLIDDAETLRRVTPAHVQTLLQPGLQPETRLAAPLLAKGLPACPGVASGTAYTDVDEALRAADRGEPVILVRDHTRPEDVSGMLAAQGIVTEVGGAASHAAVVSRELGRVAVVGCGSGVAATLAGKHITVDGGEGEVREGNLSLSAWSEDDTPELRELTNIARGISPLRAHAAGDYPRLKESSEAAVRAMLDGGHTDVVSATPLIVMLIALRLASGAAS; this is encoded by the coding sequence ATCGAGCATTCCGTGGTGTTGCTGGACGGCAAATCGGGCCACCCGCGGGAGCTGCTGGGCAATAAGGGCCACGGCATCGAGGCGATGCGCCGGCACAGCCTGCCGGTGCCGCCCGCGTTCTGCATCACCACCGCGGTGGGCCTGCGGTATCTGGCCGATCCCGGGGCGACCATGGACGCCGTCTGGGATGCCGTGCTCGACCGGATGCGCTGGCTGGAGGCGCAGACGTCGCGCACATTCGGGCGAGGCCCGCATCCCCTGCTGGTCAGCGTGCGCTCCGGGGCCACCCAGTCCATGCCGGGCATGATGGACACCATCCTCGATCTCGGCATCGACGACGCCGTCGAGCGGGCACTGGCGGTGGACGGTAGCGAAGCGTTCGCCCACGACACCCGCCGCCGGTTCTCGGACATGTATCGGCGCATCGTCGGCGTTGGCGAACACGAATCGGTGCCGTCCGACCCGTACGCGCAATTGCGGGCCGCCATCGAGGCGGTGTTCGCCTCGTGGCACTCACCTCGCGCGGTTGCCTATCGCGCCCACTACCGAATCGACGATCAGCACGGCACCGCGGTCGTCGTGCAGGCGATGGTGTTCGGCAACCACGGCCCCGATTCCGGTGCCGGAGCCTTCTTTTCCCGCAATCCGATCACCGGCGACAACGAACCGTTCGGCGAATGGCTGCCCGGCGGCCAGGGCGACGACGTGGTATCGGGATCGGTCGACGTCGAACCGATCACCGCACTCCGCGACGAGCAGCCGGCCGTCTACGACGAGCTGATCGACGCCGCCCGCCGCTTGGAGCGGTTGGACTCCGACATCCAGGAGATCGAGTTCACCGTCGAGGACGGCAAGCTGTGGCTGCTGCAGACACGGGCGGCGGAGCGCTCGGCGCAGGCGGCGGTGCGCTCGGCGTTGCAGCTGCGGCACGAGGGACTCATCGACGACGCGGAGACACTGCGGCGGGTGACCCCGGCGCATGTCCAGACCCTGTTGCAGCCCGGCCTACAGCCGGAAACACGTTTGGCGGCACCACTTTTAGCCAAGGGTCTACCGGCGTGCCCGGGGGTGGCCTCGGGCACGGCGTACACCGATGTCGACGAGGCACTGCGCGCCGCCGATCGCGGCGAGCCGGTGATCCTGGTGCGCGATCACACCCGGCCCGAAGACGTGTCGGGCATGCTGGCCGCGCAGGGCATCGTCACCGAGGTCGGCGGCGCCGCCAGCCATGCGGCCGTGGTCAGCCGCGAACTCGGCCGGGTGGCCGTGGTGGGCTGCGGCAGCGGGGTCGCGGCAACGCTGGCCGGAAAGCACATCACCGTTGACGGCGGCGAAGGCGAAGTGCGCGAAGGCAATCTGAGCCTGTCGGCATGGTCGGAAGACGATACTCCGGAACTGCGTGAGCTGACGAACATCGCCCGGGGGATCAGCCCGCTGCGTGCCCATGCCGCGGGCGACTACCCGCGGCTGAAGGAAAGCTCCGAAGCGGCCGTGCGCGCCATGCTGGACGGCGGGCATACCGATGTGGTCTCGGCGACGCCATTGATCGTGATGCTGATCGCGCTGCGCCTGGCATCGGGGGCAGCGTCATGA
- a CDS encoding DoxX family protein — protein MTSYDTFHDVGLLILRLVLGVTLAAHGYNKFFGGGRIPGTARWFESIGMKPGKFHATVAASTEMAAGLGLAAGLLTPIPAAGFVSLMLVAAWTVHRANGFFIVKEGWEYNLVLAVSAVAVATVGAGKYSLDWLIFGKNWMDGWQGLLISAGLGLAGAIGQLAIFYRPPAKQAG, from the coding sequence ATGACTTCGTATGACACGTTCCATGATGTCGGGTTACTGATCCTGCGGCTGGTGTTAGGCGTGACGTTGGCCGCCCACGGCTACAACAAGTTCTTCGGCGGTGGCCGCATCCCGGGCACGGCGCGGTGGTTCGAGAGCATCGGCATGAAGCCCGGTAAGTTTCACGCGACCGTGGCAGCCAGCACGGAAATGGCCGCCGGCCTGGGCCTGGCCGCCGGCTTGCTCACCCCGATCCCGGCGGCGGGCTTCGTTTCGCTGATGCTGGTCGCGGCCTGGACGGTGCACCGCGCGAACGGCTTCTTCATCGTCAAAGAGGGTTGGGAATACAACCTGGTGCTGGCGGTCAGTGCGGTCGCGGTAGCGACGGTGGGGGCCGGCAAGTACAGCCTGGACTGGCTGATCTTCGGCAAGAACTGGATGGACGGCTGGCAGGGCCTGCTGATCTCGGCCGGGCTGGGCCTGGCCGGGGCGATCGGTCAGCTGGCCATCTTCTACCGGCCGCCAGCCAAGCAAGCCGGTTGA
- a CDS encoding WSD1 family O-acyltransferase translates to MAGHRMAAVDAQFYWMSAKIPNDEFLLYAFDGEPADYPRAVEQLCRRANADPALTMRVRDRSRWRYPRWVPAAVTPEQVVRHSLADQSWDDVLAAVAGLADDQLDIRRTAWRLHAFTPVRGIPGVAGPGAVAVLQVAHALADGARSAAMAAWLFGRPDPVPRVPSPRPGFLPWRAVQAARTHHRRERDIRAGLLAPRAGPRPLLPTNARPDGARAVRTLVRHRSQLPGPTVTVGVLSAVSEALSNLIGEQTDSLGAEVPMAKAGTPHAHNHFGNIVVGLYPKLGPQARAERIAADLANGRRRFGHPATRAADRAFAAMPAGLLHWGIAQFDAQENATQVYGNTVVSSVNRGAADLSFGGARAVLTSGYPALSPMIGLTHGVHGLGQTIAISVHAAESAVPDIDAYVALLEAAL, encoded by the coding sequence GTGGCGGGACACCGGATGGCGGCGGTCGATGCGCAGTTCTACTGGATGTCGGCCAAAATCCCCAACGACGAGTTTCTGCTCTACGCGTTCGACGGCGAGCCCGCCGATTACCCGCGCGCCGTCGAGCAGCTCTGCCGGCGGGCCAACGCCGACCCGGCGCTGACGATGCGGGTCCGCGACCGAAGCCGATGGCGCTACCCGCGGTGGGTGCCCGCGGCGGTCACGCCCGAGCAGGTGGTCCGCCACAGCCTCGCCGATCAGAGCTGGGACGACGTCCTGGCGGCCGTCGCCGGCCTCGCCGATGACCAACTGGACATTCGCCGTACGGCCTGGCGGCTGCACGCCTTCACCCCGGTGCGCGGCATTCCGGGCGTCGCCGGGCCCGGCGCCGTCGCGGTCCTGCAGGTCGCGCACGCGCTGGCCGACGGCGCCCGCTCCGCGGCGATGGCGGCGTGGCTGTTCGGCCGGCCCGACCCCGTGCCCCGGGTGCCCAGCCCACGGCCGGGATTCCTGCCCTGGCGCGCCGTCCAGGCGGCGCGCACCCATCACCGGCGCGAGCGCGACATCCGCGCGGGCCTGCTCGCTCCCAGGGCCGGGCCGCGTCCGTTGCTGCCGACGAACGCGCGCCCCGACGGCGCCCGCGCGGTGCGGACGTTGGTGCGACACCGTTCGCAGCTGCCCGGTCCCACGGTCACCGTCGGCGTGCTCAGCGCGGTCTCCGAGGCGCTGTCCAATCTCATTGGGGAGCAGACCGATTCGCTGGGTGCCGAGGTTCCAATGGCCAAAGCCGGTACACCGCACGCGCACAACCATTTCGGCAACATCGTGGTGGGGCTGTACCCAAAGCTCGGACCCCAAGCCCGCGCCGAGCGGATCGCGGCCGACCTGGCCAACGGGCGGCGCCGCTTCGGCCACCCGGCCACCCGGGCCGCCGACCGGGCGTTCGCGGCGATGCCGGCCGGGCTGTTGCATTGGGGCATAGCACAATTCGACGCCCAAGAGAATGCGACGCAGGTGTACGGAAATACCGTGGTGTCCAGCGTCAATCGCGGGGCGGCCGATCTGAGCTTCGGAGGCGCCCGCGCGGTGCTGACGTCGGGATACCCGGCGCTGTCGCCGATGATCGGGCTGACGCACGGCGTGCATGGACTCGGCCAGACCATCGCGATCAGCGTGCACGCAGCCGAGTCGGCCGTCCCGGACATTGACGCCTACGTAGCGCTGCTCGAGGCCGCGCTATAG